AAAGAATATACTCCCCAGTCTTTTACAGAAAGCTTGGGATTGAATATGAATGACTATATAGAGCTGACCAGTTTCACCCATAAACCTTATTACGAGACTTTCTCACCCGAAGTTCCCGACAACTGGGAAAACCAGCCGATGTACAATCTTCCGTTGGACGAGCTGATGGCTGCCATCGACCACGCACTGAACAACGGATATACCGTATGTTGGGACGGTGATGTCAGCGAACAAGGTTTCTCTTATAAGAACGGAATTGCCATCAACCCGCAAGTGGAAGATGTGAAAGACTACTCTACTACCGACCGTGCACGTTTTGAAACAATGCCTAAATACCAACGTATGGAAGAAGTATTCAAGTTTGAACATCCTTATCCTGAAATCGACGTGACACCAGAAATCCGCCAGGAAGGTTATGAGAAGTTTGTGACAACCGACGACCACCTAATGCATATCACGGGCATCGCAAAAGATCAGAATGGTACTAAATATTACATTACCAAGAATTCCTGGGGAGCAGACGGCAACAAGTTCGGCGGGTATCAGAATATGTCCGAAAGTTATGTACGCGCTAAAACTATCAGCGTCATGGTACACAAAGACTCTTTGCCAAAGGAACTGAAAAAGAAACTCGGTATTAAATAAAAGATTATTCTCCAAATAGACAGGGCGACAAAGTATCACTACTTAATCGCCCTATCTTTTTATTAACCTACTATTAAAAAACTTTCTTCTTTATTTCTTTCTCAACGTCACATCACTGATTTCTACAACACCACCTTTATTCTGAGCAAGAATGGCTACATAACAATCTTTCAGGATGGCAGCGTCATCATCTGTATCGGACACTTCCAGATCAGCATTGGCTTTCTTACTGCTAATGGCGTTTACCACTTGTCCCATGTCGTAGTAAACCACCACTTTGGTCCATTTATCAGCATCTTTAATCTTGAAGTTGTATTGTGCACCCGAAGCATTCGGCTGAGAATCAGCATCGTAATCCCGACGCATAAAGAATGTAGTATTGTACTTGCCATTATCATTCTTTTCTTCGTTAGTCTGCTTGATATATACACTCACCGGAGTACCTGCTTCTTTAGCTTTTGCGTAGAAAGTGAGAACATAGATACC
This portion of the Bacteroides acidifaciens genome encodes:
- a CDS encoding aminopeptidase C encodes the protein MKKFLISVALLLSAATSFAQTPGYEFTTVVSHKATPVKDQGSTGTCWCFATTSFMESELLRMGKGEYNLSEMYIVRQKYMNQMNDNYLRRGKGNIGEGSLAHTFTNAYKQVGIVPEEVYSGLLNDKKDHNHGALTRYFKALVDANIASKQRTPEFYALINNLFDTYLGKLPEKFTYKGKEYTPQSFTESLGLNMNDYIELTSFTHKPYYETFSPEVPDNWENQPMYNLPLDELMAAIDHALNNGYTVCWDGDVSEQGFSYKNGIAINPQVEDVKDYSTTDRARFETMPKYQRMEEVFKFEHPYPEIDVTPEIRQEGYEKFVTTDDHLMHITGIAKDQNGTKYYITKNSWGADGNKFGGYQNMSESYVRAKTISVMVHKDSLPKELKKKLGIK
- a CDS encoding DUF4627 domain-containing protein; the protein is MKKVLFAGLLAIAGVTVSAQNLIKNEKFATEVTNKVTNANKATAGEWFIMNNETDGATTIAWEQTGDAKYPNAMKIDNSGASKNISWYKAFLGQRVTDGLEKGIYVLTFYAKAKEAGTPVSVYIKQTNEEKNDNGKYNTTFFMRRDYDADSQPNASGAQYNFKIKDADKWTKVVVYYDMGQVVNAISSKKANADLEVSDTDDDAAILKDCYVAILAQNKGGVVEISDVTLRKK